Proteins encoded in a region of the Pseudomonas shahriarae genome:
- a CDS encoding type IV pilus secretin PilQ, whose translation MTEAVPKRIDLIQLPPPGSSPLNTARGPFTGNRLSLNFQDIEVRAVLQQIADVAGLNLVAGDDVQGSITLRLKDVPWDQALDLVLQAKGLDRRVTANVLLVAPAEELAARELLALESRKLMTELTPLRRELLQVNYAKASELAKLFQSVTGLEGATDERGSVTVDDRTNNIIAYQTGERLEELRRIVSQLDVPVRQVMIEARIVEANVDYDKSVGVRWGGLLRSKGNWSGGGVDKKPSGEGESPDSSPFVDLGVVSPSSGLGIAFITDNVLLDLELTAMEKGGNGEVISQPKVVTSNKETARILKGTEIPYQEATSEGATSVSFKEASLSLEVTPQITPDDQVIMEVRVTKDEPDYLNKLNDVPPIKKNEVNAKVLVRDGETIVLGGVFSKNQSKVVDKVPFLGDVPYLGRLFRRDVVAQRKSELLVFLTPRIMNNQAIAVSR comes from the coding sequence ATGACTGAGGCTGTGCCCAAGCGAATCGACCTGATTCAATTGCCTCCTCCCGGTAGTTCGCCCTTGAACACAGCGCGTGGCCCATTTACCGGCAACAGGCTGTCCCTCAACTTTCAGGACATTGAGGTGCGCGCCGTCTTGCAGCAGATTGCCGATGTGGCCGGGCTCAACCTGGTGGCCGGTGATGATGTGCAAGGCTCGATAACCCTGCGCCTCAAGGATGTGCCGTGGGACCAGGCCCTGGACCTGGTGTTGCAGGCCAAGGGCCTGGACCGGCGGGTGACCGCCAACGTGCTGCTGGTGGCCCCGGCCGAGGAACTGGCCGCACGGGAGTTGCTGGCCCTGGAGTCGCGCAAGTTGATGACCGAGCTGACGCCACTGCGTCGGGAGCTGCTGCAAGTCAATTACGCCAAGGCGTCTGAGCTGGCCAAGCTGTTCCAGTCGGTGACCGGGCTGGAGGGGGCGACCGATGAGCGCGGTTCGGTGACGGTGGATGACCGCACCAACAACATCATCGCCTACCAGACGGGCGAGCGCCTGGAGGAGCTGCGGCGCATCGTCAGTCAGTTGGATGTGCCGGTACGCCAGGTGATGATCGAGGCGCGGATAGTCGAGGCCAATGTCGACTATGACAAAAGCGTGGGGGTGCGCTGGGGCGGGTTGCTGCGCAGTAAAGGTAATTGGAGTGGGGGCGGGGTCGATAAAAAACCGTCCGGTGAGGGCGAGTCGCCCGATAGCTCACCGTTCGTTGACCTGGGCGTGGTCAGCCCGAGCTCCGGCCTGGGCATCGCCTTTATCACCGATAACGTGCTGCTGGACCTGGAACTCACGGCCATGGAAAAAGGCGGCAATGGCGAAGTGATCTCCCAGCCCAAGGTGGTCACCTCCAACAAGGAAACTGCGCGGATTCTCAAGGGCACCGAGATTCCTTACCAGGAAGCCACGTCCGAGGGGGCGACCTCGGTCTCGTTCAAGGAAGCCTCGCTGTCCCTGGAGGTGACGCCGCAAATCACCCCCGATGACCAGGTGATCATGGAGGTTCGGGTGACCAAGGATGAGCCCGACTACCTGAACAAACTCAACGATGTGCCGCCGATCAAGAAGAACGAGGTCAACGCCAAGGTTCTGGTCAGGGACGGCGAGACCATCGTCCTCGGTGGGGTTTTCTCCAAAAACCAAAGCAAGGTGGTAGATAAAGTGCCATTTTTGGGCGATGTGCCGTATCTTGGCCGCCTTTTCCGGCGTGATGTGGTTGCCCAAAGAAAATCCGAGCTGCTGGTATTCCTGACTCCGCGTATTATGAATAACCAGGCGATTGCTGTGAGTCGTTGA
- a CDS encoding penicillin-binding protein 1A, protein MRLLKFFGYSFVAIVCGLLLVFSGAYLYLSPGLPSVEALRSIQLQIPLRVYSSDEKLIAEFGEMRRTPIRFADIPPNFINALLSAEDDNFANHYGVDPSSLVRAATQLVKSGHIQSGGSTITMQVAKNFFLTSERSFSRKATEILLALQIERQLTKDEILELYVNKIYLGNRAYGIEAASQVYYGKSIRDASLAQMAMIAGLPKAPSRFNPLANPARSKERRDWILGRMYKLGKIDQSAYESAVAEPLNASYHVPTPEVSAPYIAEMARAEMVGRYGSDAYTEGFRVTTTIPSNLQEIANHAVHEGLIAYDQRHGYRGPESRLPGKTLSAWTVELGKQRSISGLDPAIVTQVKKDGVQVLTRSGEEHVAWDSMKWARPFLNTNSMGPMPKQPSDVAQVGDLIRVQRQKDDSLKFSQVPVAQGALVSLDPQNGAIRALVGGFAFEQSNYNRATQAKRQPGSSFKPFVYSAALDNGYTAASLVNDAPIVFVDEYLDKVWRPKNDTNTFLGPIRVREALYKSRNLVSIRLLQAMGVGKTIDYMTRFGFNKQDLPPNLSLALGTATLTPMEIATGWSVFANGGYKVTPYLIDKIESRNGDTLFVANPPSVPNGVAASDGLAAPANSGITIEPTPGAAPTDATPAPAAPAVAERIVDGRTTYILTSMLQDVIKRGTGRRALALGRTDLAGKTGTTNESKDAWFSGYNADYITTVWTGYDQPESLGRREYGGTVALPIWMSYMGGALKDKPAHTQAEPEGILSLRIDPISGRAAAPGTPNAYFELFKSEDTPPSMNELGNGVAPGSPLPADESAPIDLF, encoded by the coding sequence ATTCGTCTGCTGAAGTTTTTCGGGTACTCCTTCGTCGCTATCGTTTGCGGGCTGCTGCTCGTGTTCAGCGGCGCCTATCTCTACCTTAGTCCGGGATTGCCCTCGGTAGAGGCCCTGAGAAGTATCCAGTTGCAGATTCCTTTGCGGGTCTACAGCAGCGATGAAAAACTGATCGCGGAGTTCGGCGAAATGCGCCGCACCCCGATCCGTTTCGCCGACATTCCACCCAATTTCATCAATGCCCTGTTATCGGCCGAAGACGATAATTTTGCCAACCACTATGGCGTGGACCCCAGCAGCCTGGTGCGTGCAGCCACGCAGCTGGTAAAAAGCGGACACATTCAATCGGGCGGCAGCACCATCACCATGCAGGTGGCGAAGAACTTCTTCCTCACCAGCGAGCGCAGCTTCTCGCGCAAAGCCACGGAAATCCTCCTGGCGCTGCAGATCGAACGCCAACTGACCAAGGACGAAATCCTTGAGCTGTACGTCAACAAGATCTACCTGGGCAATCGGGCCTATGGGATCGAGGCAGCGTCCCAGGTGTACTACGGCAAGTCGATTCGTGATGCCAGCCTGGCACAAATGGCAATGATTGCCGGCCTGCCCAAGGCACCGTCACGCTTTAACCCGCTGGCCAACCCGGCCCGCAGCAAGGAGCGTCGCGACTGGATCCTGGGGCGCATGTACAAGCTGGGCAAGATCGACCAGAGCGCCTATGAAAGCGCAGTGGCCGAGCCGTTGAATGCCAGCTACCACGTGCCGACGCCCGAGGTCAGCGCGCCGTATATCGCCGAAATGGCCCGCGCCGAAATGGTCGGCCGCTATGGCAGCGATGCCTACACCGAAGGTTTCCGTGTCACCACGACCATTCCGAGCAACTTGCAGGAAATCGCCAACCACGCGGTGCATGAGGGCCTGATCGCCTATGACCAGCGCCACGGCTACCGTGGGCCGGAATCGCGCCTGCCAGGCAAGACCCTGAGCGCCTGGACGGTTGAACTGGGCAAGCAGCGCTCCATCAGCGGCCTGGATCCGGCCATCGTCACCCAGGTTAAAAAAGATGGCGTGCAGGTCCTGACCCGCAGCGGCGAAGAACATGTGGCGTGGGACAGCATGAAGTGGGCCCGCCCTTTCCTGAACACCAACAGCATGGGGCCGATGCCCAAGCAGCCATCTGATGTGGCCCAGGTCGGCGACCTGATCCGCGTGCAGCGCCAGAAGGACGACAGCCTGAAATTCAGCCAGGTCCCGGTCGCCCAGGGCGCCCTGGTCTCCCTGGACCCGCAGAACGGTGCGATCCGCGCCCTGGTCGGTGGCTTCGCCTTCGAGCAGAGCAACTACAACCGCGCCACCCAGGCCAAGCGCCAGCCGGGCTCCAGCTTCAAACCGTTTGTCTACAGTGCCGCACTGGATAACGGCTATACCGCCGCCAGCCTGGTCAACGACGCGCCTATCGTGTTTGTCGACGAGTACCTGGACAAGGTCTGGCGTCCGAAGAACGATACCAATACCTTCCTCGGTCCGATCCGCGTGCGCGAGGCGCTGTACAAGTCGCGCAACCTGGTGTCGATCCGCTTGCTGCAGGCGATGGGCGTGGGCAAGACCATCGACTACATGACCCGCTTCGGCTTCAACAAGCAGGACCTGCCGCCAAACCTGTCCCTGGCCCTGGGCACCGCGACCCTCACGCCAATGGAGATCGCCACCGGCTGGAGTGTGTTTGCCAACGGCGGCTACAAAGTCACGCCGTACCTGATCGACAAGATCGAAAGCCGCAACGGCGACACACTGTTTGTCGCCAACCCACCGAGCGTGCCCAACGGCGTCGCCGCCAGCGATGGCCTGGCTGCACCGGCCAACAGCGGTATCACCATCGAACCGACACCCGGTGCTGCACCCACTGATGCCACGCCGGCTCCAGCCGCACCAGCGGTGGCGGAGCGGATTGTCGATGGCCGCACCACCTATATTCTCACCAGCATGTTGCAGGACGTGATCAAGCGCGGCACCGGCCGCCGCGCCCTGGCCCTGGGCCGTACGGACCTGGCGGGCAAGACCGGTACCACCAACGAATCCAAGGACGCCTGGTTCTCCGGTTATAACGCCGACTACATCACCACCGTCTGGACCGGCTACGACCAGCCAGAAAGCCTCGGTCGCCGCGAATACGGCGGCACCGTCGCCCTGCCGATCTGGATGAGCTACATGGGCGGCGCCCTCAAGGACAAGCCGGCCCACACCCAGGCCGAGCCGGAAGGCATCCTCAGCCTGCGCATCGACCCGATCAGCGGCCGCGCCGCCGCACCGGGCACGCCAAATGCGTACTTTGAACTATTCAAGAGCGAAGACACGCCGCCGTCGATGAATGAACTGGGCAATGGCGTGGCACCGGGCAGCCCGTTGCCGGCGGATGAATCTGCGCCGATCGACTTGTTCTGA
- the aroK gene encoding shikimate kinase AroK encodes MRNLILVGPMGAGKSTIGRLLAKELRLPFKDSDKEIELRTGANIPWIFDKEGELGFRDREQAMIAELCGCDGVVLATGGGAVMREENRRALHAGGRVIYLHASVEQQVGRTARDRNRPLLRTANPEKTLRDLLALRDPLYREIADLVVETDERPPRMVVIDILERLQQLPPR; translated from the coding sequence GTGCGAAATTTGATTCTTGTAGGGCCGATGGGGGCTGGAAAAAGCACCATCGGCCGTTTGCTGGCCAAAGAGCTGCGCCTGCCATTCAAAGACTCCGATAAGGAAATTGAATTGCGCACGGGCGCCAATATCCCGTGGATCTTCGATAAGGAAGGCGAGCTGGGCTTTCGTGATCGCGAGCAGGCAATGATTGCCGAGCTGTGCGGCTGCGATGGCGTGGTATTGGCCACCGGCGGCGGCGCCGTGATGCGCGAGGAAAATCGGCGGGCGCTGCATGCTGGCGGTCGGGTGATCTATTTGCATGCGTCGGTCGAGCAGCAGGTCGGGCGCACCGCACGTGACCGCAACCGGCCATTACTGCGCACCGCCAACCCCGAGAAAACCCTGCGGGACTTGCTGGCGCTGCGCGATCCGCTTTATCGGGAAATCGCCGATCTGGTGGTGGAAACCGATGAACGGCCACCGCGCATGGTCGTAATCGACATTCTCGAGCGCCTGCAGCAACTGCCGCCCCGTTAA
- a CDS encoding PilN domain-containing protein, translating into MTRINLLPWREERAERRRKFFLIFLLAITTIALVAVWLADRVIDRAIDRQVARNNHLSKQVTVLDSRIKTIDELREQRQQLMERMKVVEDLQGHRTSGQELLDQLARAMPDGVQLSEVSVSGTSVEVTGTAVSSDDVTRLMRSLEASNTLRAPNLRHVRAEEGGAGSAFQLMVDHGEHQETLR; encoded by the coding sequence ATGACAAGAATCAACCTTTTACCCTGGCGTGAAGAACGCGCTGAGCGCCGTCGCAAATTTTTTCTGATTTTCCTGTTGGCGATTACCACTATTGCCTTGGTCGCCGTCTGGCTGGCCGACCGGGTCATCGACCGCGCGATTGATCGGCAGGTGGCTCGTAACAACCACTTGAGCAAGCAAGTCACGGTATTGGATTCGCGTATCAAGACCATCGACGAGTTGCGTGAGCAGCGTCAGCAGTTGATGGAGCGGATGAAGGTGGTCGAAGACCTCCAGGGCCATCGCACATCGGGCCAGGAGTTGCTCGACCAGTTGGCCCGCGCCATGCCAGATGGGGTTCAACTGAGCGAGGTCAGCGTCAGTGGCACATCGGTGGAGGTCACTGGTACGGCGGTGTCCAGCGATGATGTCACCCGGCTGATGCGTAGCCTGGAAGCCTCCAATACCCTGCGTGCGCCTAATCTGCGCCATGTACGGGCCGAGGAGGGCGGTGCGGGTAGCGCCTTCCAGTTGATGGTGGACCATGGGGAGCATCAGGAGACGCTGCGGTGA
- a CDS encoding type 4a pilus biogenesis protein PilO, translating into MSLGSSLSGLALPQLSTLYRNTAHWPLAGRIVVGAVLALLVLMVGNAVYLSSAREVLQRHEAGEISLRQQFAAKARQAAQHDSVVRELETLRTAFTEQLRQMPTLRQMPGLLDDFTRLGQLSGVLVEQLSVLDEHMQPVFVERPMQLKLLGTYHDLLAFVSGVAELPQIVTLHDFVIRPADSEGGALLSLTMLAKTYRYSEQGALP; encoded by the coding sequence GTGAGCCTTGGGTCCAGCCTGTCAGGGCTGGCACTCCCGCAACTCTCTACCCTGTACCGCAACACCGCCCACTGGCCTTTGGCTGGCCGGATTGTGGTGGGCGCGGTGCTTGCCTTGCTGGTGCTGATGGTCGGGAATGCTGTCTACCTGAGTAGCGCGCGCGAGGTTCTGCAGCGTCACGAAGCGGGAGAGATAAGCCTGCGCCAGCAGTTTGCGGCCAAAGCCCGGCAAGCCGCGCAGCATGACAGCGTGGTGCGCGAGCTTGAAACCCTGCGCACCGCCTTCACTGAACAGTTGCGCCAAATGCCGACGCTGAGGCAAATGCCCGGCCTGCTGGACGACTTCACTCGGCTGGGGCAGCTCAGCGGGGTGCTGGTGGAGCAGCTCAGTGTGCTGGATGAACACATGCAGCCGGTGTTCGTCGAGCGGCCGATGCAGCTCAAGCTGCTAGGCACCTATCACGACCTCCTGGCCTTCGTCAGTGGCGTGGCCGAGTTGCCGCAGATCGTTACCCTGCATGACTTTGTCATTCGCCCTGCGGATTCCGAGGGTGGGGCCTTGTTGAGCCTGACGATGCTCGCCAAGACCTACAGGTACAGCGAGCAGGGAGCATTGCCATGA
- a CDS encoding malic enzyme-like NAD(P)-binding protein — MSDLKTAALEYHAHPRPGKLSVELTKATATARDLSLAYSPGVAEPVREIARDPELAYKYTGKGNLVAVISDGTAILGLGNLGPLASKPVMEGKGVLFKRFAGIDVFDIEVDSESPQAFIDTVKRISITFGGINLEDIKAPECFEIEKALIEQCDIPVFHDDQHGTAIVTAAGMINALEIAGKTLSDAKIVCLGAGAAAISCMKLIVSMGARLENIYMVDSKGVIQSERTDLNQYKAMFAHPSSKRTLADALDGADVFVGLSGPNLLSAEGLKSMAANPIVFACSNPDPEIAPELAHATRNDVIMATGRSDYPNQVNNVLGFPFIFRGALDVRAKRINEEMKVAAANALRELAKLPVPQDVCDAYGGAKLEFGREYIIPKPMDKRLITVISDAVAKAAIETGVATLPYPKNYPLQSVDDVFNG, encoded by the coding sequence ATGTCTGATTTGAAAACTGCCGCTCTCGAATATCATGCCCATCCTCGTCCAGGAAAGCTGAGTGTCGAGCTCACCAAAGCCACTGCTACCGCACGCGACCTGTCGCTGGCGTACAGCCCCGGTGTAGCCGAGCCCGTGCGTGAAATCGCCCGCGATCCTGAACTGGCCTACAAATACACCGGCAAGGGCAATCTGGTTGCAGTGATTTCTGATGGCACCGCGATTCTCGGCCTGGGTAACCTCGGCCCATTGGCTTCCAAGCCAGTGATGGAAGGCAAGGGCGTACTGTTCAAGCGCTTTGCCGGCATCGACGTATTCGACATCGAAGTCGACTCCGAAAGCCCGCAAGCCTTCATCGACACCGTCAAGCGCATCTCCATCACCTTTGGTGGCATCAACCTGGAAGACATCAAGGCACCTGAGTGCTTCGAGATCGAAAAGGCCCTGATCGAACAGTGCGACATCCCGGTATTCCACGATGATCAGCACGGCACCGCGATCGTTACTGCGGCCGGCATGATCAACGCCCTGGAAATCGCTGGCAAAACCCTGTCCGACGCGAAAATCGTCTGCCTGGGCGCTGGTGCAGCGGCTATCTCCTGCATGAAGCTGATCGTGAGCATGGGCGCGCGCCTTGAAAACATCTACATGGTCGACAGCAAGGGCGTGATCCAGTCCGAGCGTACCGACCTGAACCAGTACAAGGCGATGTTTGCCCACCCGTCCTCCAAGCGCACCCTGGCTGACGCACTGGATGGTGCTGACGTGTTCGTTGGCCTGTCCGGCCCGAACCTGCTGAGCGCTGAAGGCCTGAAGTCCATGGCGGCCAACCCGATCGTGTTCGCCTGCTCGAACCCTGATCCGGAAATCGCCCCGGAACTGGCACACGCCACCCGTAACGACGTGATCATGGCCACTGGCCGTTCGGACTACCCGAACCAGGTCAACAACGTACTGGGCTTCCCATTCATCTTCCGTGGCGCCCTGGACGTTCGCGCCAAGCGCATCAACGAAGAGATGAAAGTGGCTGCCGCCAACGCCCTGCGTGAACTGGCCAAGCTGCCAGTGCCTCAGGACGTATGTGACGCCTACGGTGGCGCCAAGCTGGAATTCGGCCGTGAGTACATCATTCCAAAACCAATGGATAAGCGCCTGATCACCGTGATCTCCGATGCCGTGGCCAAGGCCGCCATCGAGACAGGTGTGGCAACCCTGCCGTATCCGAAGAACTACCCGCTGCAAAGCGTGGATGATGTGTTCAACGGCTAA
- the pilM gene encoding type IV pilus biogenesis protein PilM encodes MRKGFFRQKADTVLGVDIQDSGVKVLELARAGDGYAVHAYASQALPGHAVVDSNIVDLEVVAQTLSKALFRARTQVAHAAVAVAGPSVISRVVALEAGLEAGEMEQRLRCEADQYIPYPLDEVAIDFQVQGPSSREPGYVDVLLVACLKEQVEAREAVLAMAGLVARVVDVEAFALARMTDQVVARIAPGSGINSAQWAADAQGLRVACGLALRSFD; translated from the coding sequence ATGAGAAAGGGATTTTTCAGGCAAAAAGCCGATACCGTGCTGGGTGTGGACATCCAGGACAGCGGCGTGAAGGTTCTGGAGCTGGCCCGCGCCGGCGATGGCTATGCAGTGCACGCGTATGCGAGCCAGGCTTTACCGGGGCATGCGGTGGTCGACAGTAATATCGTTGATCTGGAGGTTGTCGCGCAGACCCTTTCCAAGGCATTGTTCCGGGCGCGGACCCAGGTCGCCCATGCGGCGGTTGCCGTGGCGGGCCCTTCGGTGATCAGCCGGGTGGTTGCGCTGGAGGCGGGGCTTGAAGCAGGCGAGATGGAGCAGCGCCTGCGCTGCGAAGCTGACCAGTACATTCCTTATCCGTTGGATGAGGTTGCAATTGATTTTCAGGTCCAGGGCCCATCGAGTCGTGAACCCGGTTATGTTGATGTGCTGCTTGTGGCATGCCTCAAGGAGCAGGTAGAAGCGCGCGAAGCGGTGCTGGCCATGGCCGGCCTGGTTGCTCGAGTGGTGGATGTAGAGGCGTTTGCCCTGGCGCGGATGACCGATCAGGTGGTCGCCCGGATAGCGCCGGGGAGTGGGATCAATAGTGCACAATGGGCTGCCGATGCCCAGGGATTGCGGGTCGCCTGCGGTTTGGCCCTCAGGAGTTTCGATTGA